One region of Hemiscyllium ocellatum isolate sHemOce1 chromosome 4, sHemOce1.pat.X.cur, whole genome shotgun sequence genomic DNA includes:
- the LOC132815191 gene encoding protein FAM83A-like → MNTQSYRKTNWYQSKKVGKIKRRLEAVKNPWMSAPEFDLSHNESIRLATDALLDAGTEAYDSVLAEEGEVSFLSPSEIQYIMSNPKEPLQPELPLLEGGQSKPGAPDASSDLTGTYFPLNSDSNGPMLEQGWPMADKRYYLKGPSNIKVYFQTAKSQSIKNILRFYISQAIELIAIVMDIFTDVDIFCDVLEAANKRDVIVYILLDQHSLQYFIEMCEKLQITSSHLTNIEIRHVSGDLYCSKSGKKFSGQVQEKFTIIDCLHVLSGSYSFTWLSGQVHRNFITLFSGHIVESFDEEFRRLFSQSKPVNEFSSKQALPHSLPRSSVKTSSGPIIMWPESHNTLSNTLSSLSSSSLDNDNESPRSSGQRN, encoded by the exons ATGAATACACAAAGTTACAGGAAAACCAATTGGTATCAATCAAAAAAAGTTGGCAAGATCAAGAGGCGACTGGAAGCGGTTAAAAACCCCTGGATGTCTGCGCCTGAGTTTGACCTGAGCCACAATGAAAGCATAAGGTTGGCAACAGATGCCTTGCTGGATGCTGGCACTGAGGCTTATGATAGTGTGTTGGCTGAAGAAGGAGAGGTGAGCTTCCTATCTCCTTCTGAAATACAATACATTATGAGTAATCCTAAGGAGCCCCTCCAACCTGAGCTACCGCTATTAGAAGGGGGACAAAGCAAACCTGGGGCACCAGATGCTTCTTCTGACCTGACTGGCACTTACTTCCCACTCAACTCGGACAGCAATGGACCAATGTTGGAACAAGGTTGGCCAATGGCAGACAAAAGATATTACCTGAAAGGACCCTCAAACATCAAAGTTTACTTTCAGACTGCAAAATCGCAGAGCATCAAAAATATTTTACGCTTCTACATCAGTCAAGCTATTGAG CTAATAGCTATTGTGATGGACATATTCACTGATGTTGATATCTTCTGTGATGTCCTGGAAGCAGCCAACAAGCGGGATGTCATTGTTTACATTCTACTAGATCAACACTCTTTACAATACTTCATTGAAATGTGTGAAAAACTCCAGATAACAAGCAGTCACTTAACG AATATAGAAATCAGGCATGTGTCTGGTGACCTCTACTGTTCAAAATCTGGAAAGAAATTTTCAGGCCAAGTTCAGGAAAAGTTTACCATTATTGACTGCTTACATGTGCTATCGGGATCCTACAG TTTTACTTGGTTATCAGGGCAGGTGCACAGGAATTTCATCACTCTCTTTTCAGGACACATTGTTGAAAGTTTTGATGAAGAATTTCGCAGGCTCTTTTCTCAGTCTAAGCCAGTAAATGAATTCAGTTCAAAGCAAGCATTACCTCACAGCCTTCCAAGAAGCTCAGTGAAAACCAGCAGCGGACCAATAATCATGTGGCCAGAAAGTCACAACACCCTTTCAAATACTTTGAGCAGCCTATCCAGTTCCAG CTTAGATAATGACAATGAATCACCAAGATCAAGTGGTCAAAGAAATTAA